In the genome of Triticum urartu cultivar G1812 chromosome 5, Tu2.1, whole genome shotgun sequence, one region contains:
- the LOC125556111 gene encoding transcription factor MYB36-like: MGRAPCCDKASVKKGPWAAEEDAVLRAYVAEHGTAGNWIALPRKIGLNRCGKSCRLRWLNYLRPNIRHGGFTGEEDRLICSLYASIGSRWSTIAAQLPGRTDNDVKNYWNTKLKRRLLGGGRRPIRYALPLPQQPRLLLMSPTGGGAASTALERMQLSVQRRHVGLQDTPGLPFYSNLWPAQQSVLSPAAGYSGFWSHIQISTYPGRVNVQDHQRAWGSGGTTPLSTSPTGETAVGVGSSSSTPAASSVTFDGDMEDEIEMLLQQIGCLEEEDSRLLIGGEAGSAGSWSSCSTPGVDSVFQGYVQGHGQ; encoded by the exons ATGGGCAGGGCGCCGTGCTGCGACAAGGCGAGCGTGAAGAAGGGCCCGTGGGCGGCGGAGGAGGACGCCGTGCTCAGGGCCTACGTCGCCGAGCACGGCACCGCCGGCAACTGGATCGCGCTCCCCCGCAAGATCG GGCTCAACAGGTGCGGCAAGAGCTGCCGGCTGCGGTGGCTCAACTACCTCCGCCCCAACATCCGGCACGGCGGCTTCACCGGCGAGGAGGACCGGCTCATCTGCAGCCTCTACGCCAGCATCGGGAGCAGGTGGTCCACCATCGCCGCGCAGCTGCCGGGGAGGACGGACAACGACGTCAAGAACTACTGGAACACCAAGCTCAAGAGGCGCCTGCTCGGCGGCGGCCGCCGCCCCATCAGGTACGCGCTGCCGCTGCCGCAGCAGCCGCGCCTCCTCCTCATGAGCCCCACGGGTGGCGGCGCCGCCTCGACGGCGCTGGAGCGGATGCAGCTAAGCGTGCAGCGGCGCCACGTCGGCCTCCAAGACACGCCGGGGCTCCCCTTCTACAGCAACCTCTGGCCAGCCCAGCAGTCTGTACTCTCTCCTGCCGCTGGCTACTCCGGGTTCTGGTCTCATATCCAAATCAGTACCTACCCGGGCCGCGTTAACGTGCAAGATCATCAGCGCGCCTGGGGCAGCGGCGGCACCACGCCGCTGTCCACGAGTCCCACCGGCGAGACAGCGGTGGGCGTAGGGAGCTCGAGCTCGACACCGGCAGCGAGCTCCGTGACTTTCGACGGAGACATGGAGGACGAGATCGAGATGCTGCTCCAGCAGATAGGGTGCTTGGAGGAGGAAGACAGCCGCCTGCTGATCGGCGGCGAGGCGGGCAGCGCTGGTTCTTGGAGCTCCTGCTCTACCCCAGGAGTGGACTCAGTGTTCCAGGGCTATGTACAAGGGCACGGGCAGTAG
- the LOC125509391 gene encoding glutamate receptor 2.9-like isoform X1 produces the protein MKAATTTLLRVLRRRHGLLLALVLLVGAASGAAAQRTVDVGVILDRSTWVGNMSWTCMELALDDFYADDSHARYLTRLKLHLRDTGPNAVDAAAAGVDLLKNVGVQAIVGPQTSTQAKFLARLGNKSSVPIISFSADCPSRAGLTPYFIRTAWNDSSQAEAIASLVQKHNWREVVPVFEDDDTNTKFIPDLVDALKQVDTRVSYRCKIHPSATEDAMKAAISSLRHNWTSVFIVRMSHALALKFFQLAKDEGMMGQGFVWITAYGLTDIFDVVGSPALDVMQGVLGVKPHVQDTVKLQNFAQKWHSKYRLENPGTSLSEPTVSGLYAYDTIWALASAAENATYVNLDFGPSVTKNGSTDFDRIDTSKAAEKLRGALLKVNFSGMSGKFRIENTQLASSYYMIINIVGQERREVGFWTPEFGISGSLNMKSDINTIIWPGGDHETVPRGWLLPRNKRLQIGVPANPGFGQLVRYENGPEGQKGFCIKVFDEVVDNLPYQVLYDYHGFDDGHGNSNGTYDELIYKLYLKGFDAVVGDVTILANRSLYVDFTLPYTESGVRMLVPVLDRRQKTAWTFLKPLTADLWLGTGAFVVFTGFVVWCIENHEDFKGTPANQIGSVFYFSFSTLVFAHREKIKNNLSRIVVVVWLFVVLIVQQSYTASLSSILTVEQLQPAVTNLDEVIRKGSYVGYLNDSFLPGLLKSLKIDESKMIALNSAEEYNDALSTGKVAVIVDEIPYLKLFLSKYCHNYTMTGPIYRFDGFGYAFPLGSPLTADITRGILKLASNGKMAELQKDLYGDKSCPDKDDSQTSSSLTLHSFQGLFSISGACSILALILHALITDKGVFSRWLAAIWSKLFRKSNTLQIMMRPVEGQGSRV, from the exons ATGAAGGCAGCGACGACGACGCTTCTCCGggtcctccgccgccgccacggccTCCTCCTCGCTCTCGTGCTTCTCGTCGGCGCTGCTTCCGGTGCCGCGGCGCAGCGGACGGTGGACGTGGGGGTGATCCTGGACAGGTCGACATGGGTGGGGAACATGAGCTGGACGTGCATGGAGCTGGCCCTCGACGACTTCTACGCCGACGATAGCCATGCCCGGTACCTCACCAGGCTGAAGCTCCACCTCAGGGACACCGGCCCCAACGCTGTCGACGCCGCTGCCGCAG GTGTTGATCTACTGAAAAATGTGGGCGTGCAAGCGATCGTTGGGCCGCAGACGTCGACTCAGGCTAAATTTCTTGCGCGGCTCGGGAACAAATCATCGGTTCCGATCATTTCGTTCTCCGCAGATTGCCCGTCACGAGCCGGACTAACTCCATACTTCATCCGGACCGCATGGAACGACTCCTCTCAAGCAGAAGCTATCGCCTCGCTTGTTCAGAAACACAATTGGAGAGAAGTCGTCCCTGTCTTTGAGGACGATGATACTAATACCAAGTTCATTCCCGACCTCGTTGATGCCCTCAAACAAGTTGACACGCGTGTCTCTTACAGGTGCAAGATCCATCCTTCAGCTACAGAGGATGCTATGAAGGCAGCTATCTCAAGCTTAAGACACAATTGGACAAGTGTATTTATTGTGCGTATGTCGCATGCGCTAGCCCTCAAGTTTTTCCAGCTTGCTAAGGACGAAGGGATGATGGGCCAGGGATTTGTCTGGATCACCGCGTACGGCTTGACAGATATCTTTGATGTGGTTGGTTCTCCGGCTCTAGATGTGATGCAAGGAGTTCTTGGGGTGAAACCTCATGTTCAAGATACTGTGAAACTTCAAAACTTTGCACAGAAATGGCACAGCAAGTACCGATTAGAAAATCCAGGCACCTCGTTGAGTGAACCCACAGTGTCCGGTCTCTATGCTTATGATACCATATGGGCGTTAGCATCAGCAGCAGAGAATGCTACATATGTGAATTTAGACTTTGGGCCGTCTGTAACAAAGAATGGGTCCACTGACTTTGACAGAATAGATACTTCAAAGGCTGCTGAAAAACTGCGAGGTGCACTACTGAAGGTCAACTTTTCGGGCATGAGCGGGAAATTTCGTATTGAAAACACACAGTTAGCATCATCATATTATATGATAATCAACATTGTTGGTCAGGAGAGAAGAGAAGTCGGGTTTTGGACTCCAGAATTTGGCATCTCTGGTAGTCTAAATATGAAGTCTGATATTAACACCATCATATGGCCAGGAGGAGATCATGAAACTGTGCCTAGAGGCTGGCTGTTGCCGAGGAATAAAAGACTCCAAATAGGTGTACCTGCAAATCCTGGGTTTGGCCAACTTGTAAGATATGAAAATGGCCCCGAAGGCCAAAAAGGGTTCTGCATCAAAGTTTTTGATGAAGTAGTTGATAATTTACCCTACCAAGTACTATATGACTACCATGGATTTGATGACGGGCACGGAAATAGTAATGGAACATATGATGAACTTATCTACAAGCTTTATCTTAAG GGATTCGATGCAGTGGTAGGTGATGTAACAATCTTGGCCAACCGCTCTTTATATGTGGACTTTACTCTTCCCTATACAGAGTCAGGGGTGCGCATGCTGGTTCCGGTCCTGGACCGGAGACAGAAAACTGCATGGACATTCCTAAAGCCTTTGACAGCTGACCTTTGGTTAGGAACTGGGGCCTTTGTTGTTTTCACTGGTTTTGTAGTCTGGTGTATTGAGAATCACGAAGATTTCAAAGGTACCCCAGCTAATCAAATTGGATCAGTCTTCTACTTTTCCTTTTCAACACTTGTATTTGCACACAGGGAGAAGATTAAGAACAACTTGTCAAGAATTGTTGTAGTTGTTTGGCTTTTTGTGGTGCTGATAGTGCAGCAGAGTTATACTGCAAGTTTAAGCTCAATTCTCACAGTGGAACAACTTCAACCAGCAGTTACCAATTTAGATGAGGTTATCAGGAAAGGGAGCTATGTCGGCTACCTCAATGATTCATTCTTGCCTGGGCTTTTGAAAAGTTTGAAAATTGATGAATCAAAGATGATTGCGCTCAACTCTGCCGAGGAATACAATGACGCCTTGTCAACTGGAAAAGTTGCCGTCATTGTTGATGAGATACCATACCTTAAGTTGTTCCTTTCAAAATATTGCCACAACTACACTATGACAGGACCAATCTACAGGTTCGATGGATTTGGTTAT GCGTTCCCTCTAGGCTCTCCACTCACAGCTGATATCACGAGGGGCATACTGAAGCTCGCATCGAATGGCAAAATGGCTGAGCTTCAGAAAGACTTGTATGGTgataagtcatgccccgacaaaGATGACTCCCAAACTTCGAGCAGCCTTACGTTGCACAGCTTTCAGGGGTTGTTCAGCATCTCCGGAGCATGTTCAATCCTGGCATTAATCCTGCATGCTCTCATAACCGATAAAGGTGTATTCAGCAGATGGCTTGCCGCCATTTGGTCCAAGCTCTTCCGCAAGAGTAATACACTCCAAATAATGATGAGGCCAGTGGAAGGACAAGGATCACGAGTGTGA
- the LOC125509391 gene encoding glutamate receptor 2.9-like isoform X2, whose translation MKAATTTLLRVLRRRHGLLLALVLLVGAASGAAAQRTVDVGVILDRSTWVGNMSWTCMELALDDFYADDSHARYLTRLKLHLRDTGPNAVDAAAAGVDLLKNVGVQAIVGPQTSTQAKFLARLGNKSSVPIISFSADCPSRAGLTPYFIRTAWNDSSQAEAIASLVQKHNWREVVPVFEDDDTNTKFIPDLVDALKQVDTRVSYRCKIHPSATEDAMKAAISSLRHNWTSVFIVRMSHALALKFFQLAKDEGMMGQGFVWITAYGLTDIFDVVGSPALDVMQGVLGVKPHVQDTVKLQNFAQKWHSKYRLENPGTSLSEPTVSGLYAYDTIWALASAAENATYVNLDFGPSVTKNGSTDFDRIDTSKAAEKLRGALLKVNFSGMSGKFRIENTQLASSYYMIINIVGQERREVGFWTPEFGISGSLNMKSDINTIIWPGGDHETVPRGWLLPRNKRLQIGVPANPGFGQLVRYENGPEGQKGFCIKVFDEVVDNLPYQVLYDYHGFDDGHGNSNGTYDELIYKLYLKGFDAVVGDVTILANRSLYVDFTLPYTESGVRMLVPVLDRRQKTAWTFLKPLTADLWLGTGAFVVFTGFVVWCIENHEDFKGTPANQIGSVFYFSFSTLVFAHREKIKNNLSRIVVVVWLFVVLIVQQSYTASLSSILTVEQLQPAVTNLDEVIRKGSYVGYLNDSFLPGLLKSLKIDESKMIALNSAEEYNDALSTGKVAVIVDEIPYLKLFLSKYCHNYTMTGPIYRRSL comes from the exons ATGAAGGCAGCGACGACGACGCTTCTCCGggtcctccgccgccgccacggccTCCTCCTCGCTCTCGTGCTTCTCGTCGGCGCTGCTTCCGGTGCCGCGGCGCAGCGGACGGTGGACGTGGGGGTGATCCTGGACAGGTCGACATGGGTGGGGAACATGAGCTGGACGTGCATGGAGCTGGCCCTCGACGACTTCTACGCCGACGATAGCCATGCCCGGTACCTCACCAGGCTGAAGCTCCACCTCAGGGACACCGGCCCCAACGCTGTCGACGCCGCTGCCGCAG GTGTTGATCTACTGAAAAATGTGGGCGTGCAAGCGATCGTTGGGCCGCAGACGTCGACTCAGGCTAAATTTCTTGCGCGGCTCGGGAACAAATCATCGGTTCCGATCATTTCGTTCTCCGCAGATTGCCCGTCACGAGCCGGACTAACTCCATACTTCATCCGGACCGCATGGAACGACTCCTCTCAAGCAGAAGCTATCGCCTCGCTTGTTCAGAAACACAATTGGAGAGAAGTCGTCCCTGTCTTTGAGGACGATGATACTAATACCAAGTTCATTCCCGACCTCGTTGATGCCCTCAAACAAGTTGACACGCGTGTCTCTTACAGGTGCAAGATCCATCCTTCAGCTACAGAGGATGCTATGAAGGCAGCTATCTCAAGCTTAAGACACAATTGGACAAGTGTATTTATTGTGCGTATGTCGCATGCGCTAGCCCTCAAGTTTTTCCAGCTTGCTAAGGACGAAGGGATGATGGGCCAGGGATTTGTCTGGATCACCGCGTACGGCTTGACAGATATCTTTGATGTGGTTGGTTCTCCGGCTCTAGATGTGATGCAAGGAGTTCTTGGGGTGAAACCTCATGTTCAAGATACTGTGAAACTTCAAAACTTTGCACAGAAATGGCACAGCAAGTACCGATTAGAAAATCCAGGCACCTCGTTGAGTGAACCCACAGTGTCCGGTCTCTATGCTTATGATACCATATGGGCGTTAGCATCAGCAGCAGAGAATGCTACATATGTGAATTTAGACTTTGGGCCGTCTGTAACAAAGAATGGGTCCACTGACTTTGACAGAATAGATACTTCAAAGGCTGCTGAAAAACTGCGAGGTGCACTACTGAAGGTCAACTTTTCGGGCATGAGCGGGAAATTTCGTATTGAAAACACACAGTTAGCATCATCATATTATATGATAATCAACATTGTTGGTCAGGAGAGAAGAGAAGTCGGGTTTTGGACTCCAGAATTTGGCATCTCTGGTAGTCTAAATATGAAGTCTGATATTAACACCATCATATGGCCAGGAGGAGATCATGAAACTGTGCCTAGAGGCTGGCTGTTGCCGAGGAATAAAAGACTCCAAATAGGTGTACCTGCAAATCCTGGGTTTGGCCAACTTGTAAGATATGAAAATGGCCCCGAAGGCCAAAAAGGGTTCTGCATCAAAGTTTTTGATGAAGTAGTTGATAATTTACCCTACCAAGTACTATATGACTACCATGGATTTGATGACGGGCACGGAAATAGTAATGGAACATATGATGAACTTATCTACAAGCTTTATCTTAAG GGATTCGATGCAGTGGTAGGTGATGTAACAATCTTGGCCAACCGCTCTTTATATGTGGACTTTACTCTTCCCTATACAGAGTCAGGGGTGCGCATGCTGGTTCCGGTCCTGGACCGGAGACAGAAAACTGCATGGACATTCCTAAAGCCTTTGACAGCTGACCTTTGGTTAGGAACTGGGGCCTTTGTTGTTTTCACTGGTTTTGTAGTCTGGTGTATTGAGAATCACGAAGATTTCAAAGGTACCCCAGCTAATCAAATTGGATCAGTCTTCTACTTTTCCTTTTCAACACTTGTATTTGCACACAGGGAGAAGATTAAGAACAACTTGTCAAGAATTGTTGTAGTTGTTTGGCTTTTTGTGGTGCTGATAGTGCAGCAGAGTTATACTGCAAGTTTAAGCTCAATTCTCACAGTGGAACAACTTCAACCAGCAGTTACCAATTTAGATGAGGTTATCAGGAAAGGGAGCTATGTCGGCTACCTCAATGATTCATTCTTGCCTGGGCTTTTGAAAAGTTTGAAAATTGATGAATCAAAGATGATTGCGCTCAACTCTGCCGAGGAATACAATGACGCCTTGTCAACTGGAAAAGTTGCCGTCATTGTTGATGAGATACCATACCTTAAGTTGTTCCTTTCAAAATATTGCCACAACTACACTATGACAGGACCAATCTACAG GCGTTCCCTCTAG